In Halomonas alkalicola, the following proteins share a genomic window:
- the pgi gene encoding glucose-6-phosphate isomerase codes for MFQLTRSVTWQALKRLHEQTANDRIRDYFTADPQRFEKMSLRVGGLFLDYSKHQVSDAVLDRLIELANHSALVQRRAQMFSGDIINVTEDRPVLHTALRNLAEGPLMVDGQDVMPEIQRTREQIRQFSEAVRSGEWKGYSGERIRDVVNIGIGGSDLGPNMACRALLKHRHPELNFHFVSNVDGAHIQKVLSRLDPATTLFIVSTKTFSTQETLLNAHTARRWFVETAGPDADVGAHFIAASTNKTAAMAFGIREENVFEFWAWVGGRYSMWSSIGLPIALSIGFEGFMELLEGAYAMDQHFLAAPFRENMPVLMALIGIWYINFHGAETQAIVPYDQALHQLPAFLQQLDMESNGKSVDIFGHPVDYKTGPIVWGQTGSNGQHAFFQLLHQGTRYVPIDFIASLKPEPGMEEHHFALLTNMLAQANAFMEGSQSGSRLDPYSCPGNRPSSVLLLDELTPRNLGALIALYEHKVFVQGVIWNINSFDQWGVQLGKRIAGEISERIDEQSQDFDASTQGLLALVRGHFAADGAPRASADEPAATPSDKGGKRRRR; via the coding sequence ATGTTCCAGCTGACCCGCAGCGTGACCTGGCAGGCACTCAAGCGCCTGCATGAGCAGACCGCCAACGACCGCATCCGCGACTACTTCACCGCCGATCCCCAGCGCTTCGAGAAGATGAGCCTGCGCGTCGGCGGCCTCTTCCTCGACTACTCCAAGCACCAGGTCTCCGACGCGGTGCTCGACCGGCTGATCGAGCTGGCCAACCACTCGGCGCTGGTGCAGCGTCGCGCCCAGATGTTCTCCGGGGACATCATCAACGTCACCGAGGACCGCCCGGTGCTGCACACCGCCCTGCGCAACCTCGCCGAGGGGCCGCTGATGGTGGACGGCCAGGACGTGATGCCGGAGATCCAGCGCACCCGGGAGCAGATCCGCCAGTTCTCGGAGGCGGTGCGCAGCGGCGAGTGGAAGGGCTACAGCGGCGAGCGCATCCGGGACGTGGTCAACATCGGCATCGGCGGGTCGGACCTGGGGCCCAACATGGCCTGCCGGGCGCTGCTCAAGCACCGCCACCCGGAGCTGAACTTCCACTTCGTCTCCAACGTCGACGGCGCCCATATCCAGAAGGTGCTGAGCCGCCTCGACCCGGCCACCACCCTGTTCATCGTCTCCACCAAGACCTTCTCCACCCAGGAGACGCTGCTCAACGCCCATACCGCCCGGCGCTGGTTCGTGGAGACCGCCGGCCCGGATGCCGACGTGGGCGCCCACTTCATCGCCGCCTCCACCAACAAGACGGCGGCCATGGCGTTCGGCATCCGCGAGGAGAACGTCTTCGAGTTCTGGGCCTGGGTGGGCGGTCGCTACTCGATGTGGTCCTCCATCGGCCTGCCCATCGCCCTCTCCATCGGCTTCGAGGGGTTCATGGAGCTGCTGGAGGGGGCCTACGCCATGGACCAGCACTTCCTCGCCGCCCCCTTCCGGGAGAACATGCCGGTACTGATGGCGCTGATCGGCATCTGGTACATCAACTTTCACGGCGCCGAGACCCAGGCCATCGTGCCCTACGACCAGGCGCTGCATCAGCTGCCGGCCTTCCTGCAGCAACTCGACATGGAGTCCAACGGCAAGTCGGTGGACATCTTCGGCCACCCGGTGGACTACAAGACCGGGCCCATCGTCTGGGGGCAGACCGGCTCCAACGGCCAGCACGCCTTCTTCCAGCTGCTCCACCAGGGGACGCGCTACGTACCCATCGACTTCATCGCCTCGCTGAAGCCCGAGCCCGGCATGGAGGAGCACCACTTCGCCCTGCTCACCAACATGCTGGCCCAGGCCAACGCCTTCATGGAGGGCAGCCAGAGCGGCAGCCGCCTCGATCCCTACAGCTGCCCCGGCAACCGCCCCTCCAGCGTGCTGCTGCTCGATGAGCTGACGCCGAGGAACCTCGGCGCGCTGATCGCCCTCTACGAGCACAAGGTGTTCGTCCAGGGGGTGATCTGGAACATCAACTCCTTCGACCAGTGGGGCGTGCAGCTCGGCAAGCGCATCGCCGGCGAGATCAGCGAGCGCATCGACGAGCAGAGCCAGGACTTCGACGCCTCCACCCAGGGGCTGCTGGCGCTGGTGCGTGGCCACTTCGCGGCCGACGGCGCTCCCCGGGCGAGCGCCGACGAGCCCGCGGCGACGCCCTCCGACAAGGGCGGCAAGCGCCGCCGGCGCTGA
- the gap gene encoding type I glyceraldehyde-3-phosphate dehydrogenase: MTLKIAINGFGRIGRNVLRALYENGYRHRVQVVAINDLGDPALNAHLLRHDTVHGHFPFPVEHDEQSLRVDGDRIAILSERDPAALPWKSLGVDLVMECTGLFTQRAAAAKHLAAGARRVLISAPSPDADATVVYGVNEEVLRPEHKVVSNASCTTNCLAPVAQALHEAVGIENGLMTTVHAYTNDQNLSDVYHSDPYRARSATHSMIPTKTGAAAAVGLVLPELDGRLDGLAVRVPVINVSLVDLVFTASRDTTREEINAIVARAAEASPVLAVNAQPLVSIDFNHDAHSSTFDANHTRVNGRLVKVMAWYDNEWGFSNRMLDTALAMQAVSDAKRDAA, from the coding sequence ATGACCCTCAAGATTGCCATCAATGGCTTCGGCCGCATCGGGCGCAACGTGCTGCGCGCCCTCTACGAGAACGGCTATCGCCACCGCGTGCAGGTGGTGGCCATCAACGACCTGGGGGATCCCGCCCTCAACGCCCACCTGCTGCGCCACGACACCGTGCACGGCCACTTCCCCTTCCCGGTGGAGCATGACGAGCAGAGCCTGCGCGTTGACGGCGATCGCATCGCCATCCTCTCCGAGCGCGACCCGGCGGCGCTGCCCTGGAAGTCGCTTGGCGTCGATCTGGTGATGGAGTGCACGGGCCTGTTCACCCAGCGTGCCGCCGCCGCCAAGCACCTCGCGGCCGGCGCCCGGCGGGTGCTGATCTCCGCGCCGAGCCCGGATGCCGATGCCACCGTGGTCTACGGGGTCAACGAGGAGGTGCTGCGGCCCGAGCACAAGGTGGTCTCCAACGCCTCCTGCACCACCAACTGCCTGGCGCCGGTGGCCCAGGCGCTCCACGAGGCGGTGGGCATCGAGAACGGCCTGATGACCACGGTGCACGCCTACACCAACGACCAGAACCTCTCCGACGTCTACCACAGCGACCCCTACCGGGCGCGCAGCGCCACCCACTCGATGATCCCCACCAAGACCGGGGCCGCCGCCGCTGTCGGGCTGGTGCTGCCGGAGCTCGACGGTCGCCTCGACGGCCTGGCGGTGCGGGTGCCGGTGATCAACGTCTCCCTGGTGGACCTGGTGTTCACCGCGAGTCGCGACACCACCCGGGAGGAGATCAACGCCATCGTCGCCAGGGCCGCCGAGGCCTCCCCGGTGCTCGCGGTCAATGCCCAGCCGCTGGTCTCCATCGACTTCAACCACGACGCCCACTCCTCCACCTTCGATGCCAACCACACCCGGGTGAACGGTCGCCTGGTGAAGGTGATGGCCTGGTACGACAACGAGTGGGGCTTCTCCAACCGCATGCTGGATACCGCCCTGGCGATGCAGGCGGTGAGCGACGCCAAGCGCGACGCGGCCTGA